GGCCAGAGCGGCTTCCAGACTGTCGCGCACCGGAATCAGGCTTTCAGCGAAAGACTCGGTACCGAACTTGCGGGCTTTGGCCACATCGTCGTCCGCACGGCGGCGGATGTTTTCCACTTCGGCTTTGGCACGCAACAACTGGTCGTAGTACTGCGACACTTTTTCCTGAGCCTGGGCCAACTCGGTCGCCAGATCAGCTGGGTTTTCCTCGGGCTGCTGGGCCAAAATCTCTGGCTGGTCCTGCTCGACAGCGCCCTGTTGTGCCTGTTCAGGCGTGTTTTCCGTCACTTCCCCGTCCAGAGGCTTATTGGGATCGGCATGTGTAGCCATTCGATGTATCTCCACTACAGAATTCGTTGATCGCATAAAAATGGGGGCATCTGCCCCCAGTTCAAGACCCGCGTTCGTATTTTGCTGAGCTGAGCCTGAAACACTGCCTCATCCTACCGGGCGGGCACCAGACGACTGGGTAGCCAGCCGCCCAAGTGCTGCACGGCCAGCCGTCCCAGGCCCTCTATCCACTGGGGATCGTCATTCAGACAAGGGATGTAATGAAACTGGCCGCCCCCTTCTTGCAGAAAGGCGTCTCGACACTCCACCTGGATCTCCTCCAGGGTTTCCAGGCAGTCGGCCACAAAGCCGGGGCAAACCGCATCCACGCGCCCCACACCCTGCTTGCCCCATTCACGCAAAGTCGGCTCGGTGTACGGCTCGAGCCAACGCTCCGCACCAAAGCGGCTTTGAAACGCCATATGCACCTCTACGCCGGGCTCATCGAGCGCGGCACGCAAGGCATTGGTCGTTTCACGACAATCCCGGTAATACGGGTCACCCAGTTCCACGCAACGGCGCGGCAAGCCATGAAAGCTCAACAACAAGCGCTCGGGCTTGCCGTGCTCATCCCAGTAACGACGGATCTTGGCCGCCAGCGGGCCGATATAATCCGGATGGGTGTGGTAGCGCTTGATAAAGCGCAATTCAGGCTGATTGCGCTGTTTGGCCAGATGCCCGGCCACGCAATCCACGGCGGTCGCGGTGGTGCTGGCGGCATATTGGGGATACAGCGGCAGGCCCAAGATGCGTTCGCAACCGGCCGCTTTCAACTTATCCAGCCCACTGGCAATGGACGGGTTGCCATAACGCATGCCCAGCTCCACCTTGACATCATGGCCTTGCGCCTGCAGCAGCGCCTGCAATCCATCGGCCTGCGCCTGGCTGTAAACCAGCAACGGCGCGCCCTGCGGCAACCAGATATCCTGATAACGCGGGGCCAGCTTGCGCGGGCGCAGCGGCAAAATGAACAGGCGCAGAATAATTTGCCAAAGAGGCTGAGGGATTTCGATCACCCGGGGGTCCGACAGGAACTCGCCCAGATAACGGCGGATGGACGCAGCATCAGGCTGATCGGGCGTACCCAGGTTAAGCAGCAAAATACCGACAGGCCCGGCCGGTCTGACCGGAGCCTGGGCATTGAACATATCAGCATCCTTTGCTTCGGGCAAATAAGGAGAGGCAAACAACTTGGGCATGATTTGATTAATACCTTAGACAGCCAGCGAACCTTGCGCCTACCAACAGGTTAAAGGTCTATCCATTAACTGGCCGAGTGATGGCTCAGGGCATTGGACAATAGCCGGGCTGTAATGTCTACGATCGGAATCACACGATCATACGCCATCCGTGACGGCCCGATCACACCCAGCGTGCCCACGACTTTACCGTCCACCCCATACGGTGCGGTAATCACGGAGACATCGTCCAGCGGCAGGAGCTGGGAGTCGCCACCAATATAAATCTGCACCCCTTCAGCCTGGCTGGACACATCCAGCAGATGCAGCAGATCGGTTTTTTTCTCGAACAGGGAAAACAGGCGGCGAAGCCTGTCCATATCCGCCACCATTTCAGTGACGTTCAGCAACTTGCTCTCGCCTGCAATCACCACCGCTTCCTCGCTGTCGGGTTGGTGACTGCCAACATCCACGGCTTGTTGCATGAGGCGCGAGATATCCAGCTGCAAAGAGCTGAGCTCTTTTGACAAAGCCAGCTTGACGGCCTCAAAGGACATGCCCGAAAAATGCTGGTTGAAAAAATTGCTGGCCTCGATCAGTTCCTGTTCCAGATAGTCGCGCGGCACAAACAGGATACGGTTTTGCACATCCCCATCCGGGGTGACGATAATCAGCAACACCCGCTTGTCGGACAAACGGATAAATTCAATTTGCCGAAAGGTCTGTGCTTTTTTGGGTGCCAGAACCACGCCGGCGAATTGCGACAGGTTCGATAGCAGGGACGCGGCGGAACTGACCGCACGGTTGGGTTCATCAAAGGGCAGGTACTAGCTGAGATTGCGGGCATCGGGGCGCTCAAAACGCTCGGCTGCCAGCAGACGGTCCACAAACAAGCGGTAGCCTTTAGGCGTGGGGATGCGCCCCGCCGAGGTGTGAGGACTGTGAATCAGGCCCAGACCCTCCAGTTCCGCCATCACATTACGAATCGTGGCCGGAGAAAAATCAAAAACGGTCGATAAGGTGCGAGACCCCACCGGCTGACCATCGGCGATGTAACGCTCGATCAGCACCTTCAACAAGGCATTTGCTCTGTCATCCATGTCGCGTACGTCACTTAAAAACACCAGCTCTGCATGATAAAGGGGAGAATCTTACAGCCAAGCCTAGAGTGGCAACTCTATAATCCACTGATCGCCATTATTTCATTAATCATAAGGTTTTCGCCCCATGCATTTCAAAACGGTTGCCATTGTTGGTAGATACCAGGACTGTGGCTTGGATGCGCCCATCCGGTCGCTGGCCAACACCCTGGTCAACACGGGCTGCTCAGTACTAATTGAGGCTACAACCGCCCAAAATGCCGGTATAACCGAATTTCCCATCGGCGATTATGCCCAGATCGGCCAGCGCGCCGATCTGGCGATCGTGATGGGCGGGGATGGCACCATGATAGGCGCTGCACGCGAATTAGCCCACAGCAAGGTCCCCCTGATCGGCATTAACCATGGCCGCCTGGGCTTTATTACCGACATTCCCTTGAATGATGCCAACGAGGCCTTGCTCAGTGTTCTGAAAGGCGAGTACGACATTGAAGAACGCTCCATGCTGGAAGGCCGCGTGGTGCGTGACGGAGAAGTGCTGTACTCGGGCGTGGCCCTGAACGATGTGGTCATCAACCGCGCCGGACGTGGCGGCATGATCGAGCTGCGTGTGGAGCTGGATGGCGTTTTCATGTACCGACAGCGATCGGACGGCCTGATCATTTCCACCCCCACCGGCTCAACCGCTTATGCCCTGGCGGCCAGTGGCCCCTTGCTGCACCCGTCGCTGAAAGCCTTTCTGCTGGTGCCGGTCGCCCCCCAAACCCTGTCGAACCGCCCCATTGTACTGCCCGATACCGGCACCCTGAATTTGACCATTACCGCCCTGGGTCGGGTGGAAACCGGCGGCAGCGTGCACTTTGATATGCAAACCTGGTCGGACTGCCAGCAGGGAGACCGGATTGATGTGCGCCGCTCCCAGGACACCAGCCGCTTTATCCACCCCAAGGGCTACAGCTTTTTTTCCACCTTGCGCCAGAAGCTGGGCTGGAATCACATCCCTTTGCCTAACGACGAAAACGACTGAACCCCTATGCTCCGTACCTTGCACGTTCGAGACTTTGTAATCGTGGATCAAGCCACGATTGATTTCGACTCCGGCTTCACGGTTTTTTCCGGGGAGACCGGCGCTGGCAAATCCATCCTGATTGACGCCCTCTCACTGGTACTGGGAGCTCGCGGTGACGCCAAAGCCATACGCGAGGGCTGCACCCGTACCGAGGTCAGCGCGCATTTCGATTGCCCGCCCGATATTCAAGGCTGGCTAAGCGAGCGCGACTTCGATGTCTCTGATGAGCTGATACTGCGCCGCCTGATCGACCAGCAGGGTCGCAACCGCAGTTACATCAATGGTGGCGCAGCCACCTTGACCCAGTTGCGTGAACTGGGCGAACTACTGGTCGATATTCATGGCCAGCACGCGCACCAAAGCCTGATGAATCCCCAAAGCCAGTACGACCTGCTCGACAGCCAGGGTGGCCATTTGCCACTGGCACGACAAGTCGCCCAGGCCTGGCAACAACTGAGCCAGGCCCGCAAGGCCGTCGAACAGGCCAGCCAGAGCGCAGAACAGGGCAAACGCGAACAGGAACGCCTGGAATGGCAGATCAATGAGCTCTCCAGCCTGAATCTGCGCCCCGGGGAATGGGATCAGCTGCAGCAGGAACACACTCGCCTGTCCCATGCCCAAGCCCTGATTGATGGCAGTGCCCTGGCCTTGAACGCGCTGGACGGCGAAGAGACCTCGGTACAACAATTGCTGGGCAAAGCCAGTCATGAAATGAGCGCTCTGCTGCGCCACGACCCTGGTCTGCAGGCCATTGTCGATGCCCTGGAGTCGGCGCAAATTGCCGTGACCGAGGCGGCATCAGACTTGAACAGTTATTTAAGCGCTATGGAGCTGGACCCGGAACGCCTGGCTCAGGCGGAGGAACGGGTATCGGCCATTTTCAGTGCCGCTCGCAAACTGAAAGTCGAGCCGCAAGACCTGCCCAGTCTGCTGGAAACCTGGCAAGAACAGCTCGCTCAGCTACAGCAATCTTTTGATTTGCACGCCTTGCAAGCCAGGGCTCGGCAGGCTGAACAGCACTATCAGGAGCTGGGCGGAAAACTGAGCGCGGCACGGCGCAAAACCAGTGTGCAGCTGAGCAAGC
This genomic interval from Alcaligenes ammonioxydans contains the following:
- the grpE gene encoding nucleotide exchange factor GrpE, which translates into the protein MATHADPNKPLDGEVTENTPEQAQQGAVEQDQPEILAQQPEENPADLATELAQAQEKVSQYYDQLLRAKAEVENIRRRADDDVAKARKFGTESFAESLIPVRDSLEAALAQTEQTPEAWKEGVETTLRQLNKAFERNSLKEVAPQAGDKFDPHLHQAISAVPSEFEEGAVAQLLQKGYTISDRVLRPALVMVSAPK
- the hemH gene encoding ferrochelatase translates to MPKLFASPYLPEAKDADMFNAQAPVRPAGPVGILLLNLGTPDQPDAASIRRYLGEFLSDPRVIEIPQPLWQIILRLFILPLRPRKLAPRYQDIWLPQGAPLLVYSQAQADGLQALLQAQGHDVKVELGMRYGNPSIASGLDKLKAAGCERILGLPLYPQYAASTTATAVDCVAGHLAKQRNQPELRFIKRYHTHPDYIGPLAAKIRRYWDEHGKPERLLLSFHGLPRRCVELGDPYYRDCRETTNALRAALDEPGVEVHMAFQSRFGAERWLEPYTEPTLREWGKQGVGRVDAVCPGFVADCLETLEEIQVECRDAFLQEGGGQFHYIPCLNDDPQWIEGLGRLAVQHLGGWLPSRLVPAR
- a CDS encoding NAD kinase — encoded protein: MHFKTVAIVGRYQDCGLDAPIRSLANTLVNTGCSVLIEATTAQNAGITEFPIGDYAQIGQRADLAIVMGGDGTMIGAARELAHSKVPLIGINHGRLGFITDIPLNDANEALLSVLKGEYDIEERSMLEGRVVRDGEVLYSGVALNDVVINRAGRGGMIELRVELDGVFMYRQRSDGLIISTPTGSTAYALAASGPLLHPSLKAFLLVPVAPQTLSNRPIVLPDTGTLNLTITALGRVETGGSVHFDMQTWSDCQQGDRIDVRRSQDTSRFIHPKGYSFFSTLRQKLGWNHIPLPNDEND
- the recN gene encoding DNA repair protein RecN, whose product is MLRTLHVRDFVIVDQATIDFDSGFTVFSGETGAGKSILIDALSLVLGARGDAKAIREGCTRTEVSAHFDCPPDIQGWLSERDFDVSDELILRRLIDQQGRNRSYINGGAATLTQLRELGELLVDIHGQHAHQSLMNPQSQYDLLDSQGGHLPLARQVAQAWQQLSQARKAVEQASQSAEQGKREQERLEWQINELSSLNLRPGEWDQLQQEHTRLSHAQALIDGSALALNALDGEETSVQQLLGKASHEMSALLRHDPGLQAIVDALESAQIAVTEAASDLNSYLSAMELDPERLAQAEERVSAIFSAARKLKVEPQDLPSLLETWQEQLAQLQQSFDLHALQARARQAEQHYQELGGKLSAARRKTSVQLSKQVSQAMQSMAMQGGRFEVALTACAPQVHGLEQVEFLVAGHEGVTPRPLAKVASGGELARISLALSVIASQAARVPTLIFDEVDTGVGGAVAEVVGRLLQELGARHQVLCVTHLPQVAACGNHHLKVEKTSEQGQTFSSIRPLSEQERVDEIARMLGGLEITQTTREHAREMLARQR